In Pseudorasbora parva isolate DD20220531a chromosome 20, ASM2467924v1, whole genome shotgun sequence, a single window of DNA contains:
- the mdfic gene encoding myoD family inhibitor domain-containing protein codes for MSSETILPPEGPEGPKKQLQEETTQLLSKSTDKFNSCTDESSDATKTSQTPIPGDHTSDAQGHMIEDNHTHDGLVRTQPQPLPQPTTSVQHAIDGEGARQQNGLHKVLTNGHGTPRGVTQPPSAGQTSEPRKHPSPVSHRVQRKLRSSLSVNSDSSRRSKSSSTGSHKPGSTPEDCCVHCILACLFCEFLTLCNMVVAQASCGTCTSEACCCCCCADDLGDDCNCPCDMDCGIMDACCESSDCLEICMECCGICFPT; via the exons ATGTCCTCGGAGACTATTTTACCTCCGGAGGGGCCTGAAGGGCCAAAAAAGCAGCTTCAAGAGGAGACAACCCAACTTCTGTCAAAATCAACAG ATAAATTTAACAGCTGCACAGATGAATCCTCAGATGCTACAAAAACATCCCAAACTCCGATACCAGGAGATCACACTTCAGACGCGCAGGGTCACATGATCGAGGACAACCACACCCATGATGGTCTTGTTAGAA CTCAACCTCAGCCTCTGCCTCAGCCAACAACATCCGTGCAGCATGCCATTGATGGAGAGGGTGCCAGACAGCAGAACGGTCTACACAAAGTGCTAACTAATGGCCATGGCACACCCCGTGGGGTCACACAACCGCCTTCCGCCGGCCAAACATCCGAACCCAGGAAGCACCCATCGCCCGTCTCACACCGCGTGCAGAGAAAGCTTCGTTCTAGCCTGTCTGTCAACAGCGACAGCAGCAGAAGGAGCAAAAGCAGCTCGACGGGTTCCCATAAACCCGGCTCTACTCCAGAGG ACTGCTGTGTCCACTGCATCCTGGCCTGCCTGTTTTGTGAATTTCTTACTCTGTGCAATATGGTGGTGGCACAGGCCTCTTGTGGCACCTGCACGTCAGAAgcctgttgctgctgctgctgcgcAGACGACCTGGGAGACGACTGCAACTGCCCCTGTGACATGGACTGTGGCATTATGGATGCGTGCTGTGAGTCCTCGGACTGCctggagatctgcatggagtgCTGCGGAATCTGTTTCCCAACATAA